The Granulicella sp. 5B5 nucleotide sequence TCTACACCGAGCCCGCCAGCCTCAGTCTCGACATCATCCACGCCACCCCCAGCGGCATCGGACAGCAGATCAACAGCGGCTTCTCCATCTCCGAGATCGCCCTCACGGCCATACACCTCGCCACGGCCGAGGGTGTGCCCTGGAACATGGTCTGGCAGACCATCATGGGCCTCACCTTCCTTCAGCCTTACGATCTCTTCAGCCCCGGCACGGACGACGCACCCACCGACCTCTTCTCCTACAACACCGCCTCGCTCACCCAGTACGTCACAGGGCCGAACCCATCGCTGGACTCCACGATGACGGACCTCGTCGCCCAGCCTACCGGCCAGCGCCGCCCTTATCTCATCTCCCTCTGCGGTCTTTCCGTCTCCGTCAACGGCGTCCATGGGCTGCTTGCGCCCGTCCAGTCCACCCCTATCGCCACCGGAGTCCTCTCGACACCTCCCGGCGCGACGGACATCAATCAGCGCCCTGTCGGCAGCGGTGGCGTGGCGTCCTTCGCCTTCAACTCCACGCCCACTGCCTCCAGTAGCGGCACTGTTACCGTCCAGCAGTCCCGTCAGTGGTCACTCACTGACATCCTCGGCACCAGCAGCGCCGCCTTCGCGCAGGACATCATCAACAAATTCAACGAATGGAAACTCAATCCCGTCCAGTTTCAGGCCGAGCTCCGCGTCCACAGTCCTGCTGTCCTCAGCAAGCTCACGAAAGCTGGCATGGTCCACAATCCTGCGGGCCTGCTCTCCGCGCCTGGCGGCCCCGCCACCATTGCCACCCTGCCCAGCGCTGTTCAGGACATCATCCCCGTCTACGACTATTGGTCGCCGCTCAACCCGCCCATCGGCCAGACCCTCAACCCCAATCAGTTCACTGACGGCGGCTCGCTCGAAAACACCGGCGTTGCCTCCATGCTCTCCTACTCCAACGTCACCCGTATCGTCGCCTTTATCAACACCGAACATCCCCTCGCGCAGGCGACCGGCGGCCCCGTTCAGGTAGATGGCAGCCTCCCGCCTCTCTTCGGCTATCAGCCCTACTCCAACGGCGCCTACACCCCTTACGGCAACGGGGAACCGATCGGCAAGGGCTTTGCGCCCTTTCAGTTCAATCAGGTCTTTCCCTCGGATGCCTTTGCGGATCTGCAGCAAGGGCTGTGGAGCGCCTCAGGCTCAGGCCAGCACTCGGCCGCTGCAATCTATACGCAGCAACTCACCACCGTGGCAAATCCGTGGTTCGGCGTCCCTGGCGGCCAGTCCGTCACCGTCGTCTGGGTCTACCTCAACTACGACACCGCCTGGTACGACGCAATCACTGACCCGTTCGTCCGTGTCGCAGTGGACTTCGACGTTGCTACCCACCACTTTCCCAGCTACAGCACCCTCAAGACTGACCTCTCCGCTACTCAGGTCAACCTGCTCTCCAACTTTGCCTCGTGGATCGTCCAGTCCAACGCCGCCACCTTCATCGCCCTCTTCTCCTGACGCCCCTTGACACGCCCCGTACAATTAAAGATGTCAGCAAAAAGCAAAGCCCGGCAGCCGCCGGGCTTTTGTCGTGGAACGAGGAGAATGTCTCGGAGAGCGCAGAGCGATAAAATGGTCATCGGTACAATAGTGGTATAACTGTTATCCATGCGCTTCCATTTCGATCCCGAGAAGAGCAAGAGACTTAGGGCCAACCTGGAGCGGGGCATCGGCTTTGAGGAGGTGCAGGCGCTTTTTGAGTCGGAGCACATCACCGACCGTCGCTCCGATGATCCCGAGCAGTTCCGTGCCATCGGATGGGTGGATGGCACCCTCTATAGCGTGATTTATGAAGTGCGCCACGACAAAGAAGGTGATTTCTACCACCTTGTGACTTTATGGAAGGCCACAAAAGAGGAGAGGAGAGCATATGCCGAAAACATTCACTAGACCGATGCCTGCAGAGAAAATCGCGGAGATGGCTGATCGTGGACAGGACATCTCAGGCCACTTTACAAATCAGTTCACGATCGTCAGACCAGCCGTTCAGCGGGTCAATGTGGACTTCGCCGCTCCGATGCTCCAGGAGTTGGATCGAGAGGCGGAGACGTTGAACATCAGTCGTCAGGCCGTCATCAAGACCATGATCCGTGAAGCACTCGACCGCCGCTACCGTGCACAAAAGGCCCGTCACGCCCAGTAGCGACCAGTCATCCTATTTCTCCAGGGAAGCTTAAGGGGTATCCAACCTTAACTCCAATCGGCTGCGGATCATAGCCCCAAAACCGGGGGAGGGTGCCCGGCTAAAACAGCCGCGTCAGCACCTGGTTCGTGATCAGCGCCGCCACATACGCCACGCCGCTCATGTAAAGGAACTGCGCCGCCGGATACTTCCAGCTGTTCGTCTCGCGCCGCACCACCGCCAGCGTCGACGTGCACTGCATGGCGAACGCGAAGAACACCACCAGCGCAATCGCACCGCCCAGTGTCATATCGTGCCGCAGCGCCGCCTGCAGCCCCACCGAGTGCGTCGCCGGGTCCACGCCATACAGCGTCCCCAGCGTCCCCACAATCACCTCACGCGCCACAATCGAGCTCAGCAGCCCAATGCCGATCTTCCAGTTGAACCCCAGCGGCCGGATCGCCGGCTCGATAAAGTGCCCCAGGTGCCCAATCACGCTCGATGTCAGCTCCGAGAACTGCCCGGCATGCAAGGGCAGCACGCTCAGCAGCCACACCGTAAAGGTGCAAGCCAGAATGATCGTCCCGGTCTTCTTCAGAAATAGCTTCCCTCGGTCATAAAGCCGCAACGACAACGACTGCACCGTCGGCCAGCGATACTGCGGCAGCTCCAGAACAAACGGTGCATGGCTCGCCTTCATCACCGACGAGTTCAGTAGCTTCGCCGTCACCATCGCCGCCAGGAACCCAAGCGCATACAGCGAAAGCATCACCATCGCGCGCAGCCCAATCACGCCGCCCAGAAACAGCCGGTTCGGAATAAACGCCGCGATGATCAGCGTATACACCGGCAGCCGCGCCGAGCACGTCATAAACGGCGCAATCAGGATCGTCGCAAACCGCTCCCGCTTGTTCTCGATCGTCCGCGTCGCCATGATCGCCGGCACCGCACACGCATACGCGCTCAGCAGCGGAATAAACGCCTTGCCATTCAGCCCGATCGACCGCATCACGCGGTCTGCAATCAGCGCCGCCCGTGCAAGATAACCTGAGTCCTCAAGGATGCCGATAAAGAAGAACAGCAGCAGGATCTGCGGCAGAAACACCAGCACCGACTGCACGCCGTTCCACAACCCGTCGCGCAGCAGCGGCCGTAGCCAGTCATCAGGAAGCATCAACGCAGCATGTGCCCCAGCGCGTGTAAGGATGTTCGTCAGCCAGTCACTCAGCGGCTGTCCAGCGGCAAACACCACCTGGAACACGCCAATCACCACCGCCAGAAAGATCACCGGCCCCCAGATGCGGTGTAGCAGCACGCGGTCCAGCCGTCGCGTCCAAAGCGCCGCCTGCGGTGCCTCATACTTCGTCCGCTGCGACACCTGCGTCGCCCAGTTGCGGCAGCTCGCCGCGCTCTGCAGCACCGGCAACTGCACCGGCCGCGACCCATCCTCAGGACGGTTGCCCATCCGCTGCAAGAAGTCAGGTATAACCTCAAGCCCGGTCCCATTCGCCGCCGAGATCAGCGCCACCGGATGTCCCAGCGCATGCGCCAGCGCCAGCGTATCGATCTTGCCGCCACGCGCCTCCAGCTGGTCGCTCATATTCAGCAGCACCAGCGTCGGCAGTCCCAGCGAGAACACCGGCGCAGCCAGCATCAGCTGCCGGTTCATGTGCGTCGCATCCAGCACCAGCAGCACGCAGTCGGGCTTCGGAACGCCGCGCATCTTGCCCGTCAGAACCTCAACGGCAACGCGAGCATCCTCGGAGTACGTTGCAAGGCTATAAATCCCCGGCAGATCAATCAGCGTCAGATCGCTCCGGCCAATCGCCTTCATCCTGCCCGAGTGGTGCTCCACCGTCACCCCCGGATAGTTCGCCACCTTCTGCCGCAGCCCGGTCAACCGGTTGAACAGGGTGCTCTTGCCGCAGTTCGGCGGCCCAATCAGCGCAACCGTCCGCAACGGCTTCGGCCCAATCGGCGTCAGCGCCTCGGGCTCCTGGATATCCATCACCGGCGTATGGCAGCTCATCGCCAGGCTCCAACCGCCTCAGCCACCTTCAGGTAGATGTGCTTGGCCGTCTCAAACCGCAGCCCAACCTCAACCCCATCAAGCCGATACACCCGCGGATCGCCTGCCGGCGCACTACGCAACACCTCAATCGTCGTCCCCGGCAGGAACCCTAGATGCGCCAGGTAATGGCACACATCCTCTGGCAGGTCGATGCGCTCCACCACCCCCATGCTCCCCACCTTCGCGTTACTCAGTGCTGTGACGTCCATCTCACCCTGCATATGCGACCAACTCAGTCCTCTTTACTATACGACAACTGGAACCGCCATGCACGGATGCTTGTGCACAACACTTCGACTCAGCTTGTCGCAGAGAACTGTCGCAGGCACAACACAAACAGCCTCGCTTAACGAGGTGAGAACCAATCAACTTGTAGGGAAGTAATGGTGCGCCCGGAAGGAGTCGAACCTCCGGCCTTTTGGTTCGTAGCCAAACGCTCTATCCAGCTGAGCTACGGGCGCACATTGCAGGACTGCAACTAGGTAAGAATACCCGATACCGCCCTGTGAATCAACTAGCTCGCCGCCGGTGCTGCGACTTCAGGCTCCGGCTGCGGCGGAAGCAGCGATACCCGCTCCACCACATCGAGCCCTGTACGACGCAGCAGTTGATGCACGATAGCCTCTGTCAGCCGAGTCGCGTCATACTCCACGCGGACCGTCTTGGCGGTCTCGTCGCAGGTCACACGCCGTACACCATACACCTCGCGCACACGTCCCATGGCCATCATCGTCGCCTCGGCGGGCGCGGCGTCATAGCGATACATCACATCAAGCTGCGTCATAGATGTCCCCATGATATCAGCCCAGCCACTAGCGGCCAGAGCAACGCTACTGTGCAACCAGCCGCTTCAGCCCGTTTAGGATGTCCGGATCGGTAAAATCCTGCGGCCCAATGTACTTCCTGCGAATCACGCCGCTCTTGTCGATCACATACGTCTCAGGAAACCGGTACGTCCCGAACAGCTTGTTGGAGTCCTGCGCCACATCGTCCACCGTCAGCAGGTCCACATGGTGCTGCACCAGAAAGTTCTGGTACGCCCCGCTGTCATCGTCGGTCGAAACCGCGAGTACCACCACCTGCGGCATCTGGTGCTGCAGGGCCTCCAGGCTCGGCAGCTCCTCCAGGCACGGCGCGCACCAGCTCGCCCAGAAGTTCAGCACCACCACCTTGCCGCGAAACTGCGCCAGGTCCACCGTCCGTTGCGTATCGCTCACCTTGAACTCCGGTGCCGTCCGCCCCAGCTGCTCAGGATGGTCGCCGCGGTCGCATCCCGCCCCACACAGCGTCGCCAGCGCAAGCACCATCGCAACTCTCGTCACACCACGCATCGTTAGCCGTCGTTTCATCGCTTCCAATCAAACCTCGTCGCTATTCATATAATAGTGGCCTGTGTCCGACTCCCCCAATCCGCCCCAGAAACTCAGCCCCCTCCTCGGCTTGCCGGTAGACGATACGGCCGCCACACCAGCCTCCATCGCTACCGGCCCCGAGCCCACTCTGCAGCTCTCCGTCATCATCCCGGCGCGCAACGAGGAGCACAACCTCCCCGCCTGTCTAGCCTCGCTCCTCGCCCAAAGCGACACGCACTTTGAGCTCGGCCGCGACTGGGAGATCCTCGTCATCGACGACGCCTCCACCGACCGCACCCGCGCCCTCGCTCTCGACCTCGCCGCCACGCATCCCGGCCTCAAGGTCCTCGACGCTCCCGCACTCGAGCTCAACGACCGCCAGCGTGCCTTCACCGGCAAGACGCAGGCCTGCTGGCTCGGCGCGCAGCAATCGCAAGGCCGCTGGCTGCTCTTCACCGACGCGGACACCATCCACGAGCCCGGCGACCTCACCCGCGCCCTCCACGAAGCGGAGCGCCACAACGTCGCTCTGCTCTCCTACTCGCCGCGACAGGTCCTCACCGGCATCGTGCAACAGGCTCTCATGCCGGTCATCTACTCCGAGCTCGCCACAGCCTATCCACCCTCGCAGGTCAACGACCCCGCCCGCCGCACCGCCGCCGCCAACGGCCAGTTTATCCTCGTCGACCGCGCCATCTACTTCTCCGTCGGAGGCCACCGCGCCGTCGGCCGCTCCGTCCTCGAAGACGTAGACCTCGCCTTCAACATCAAGCGTGCCGCACCCCGCAACAATGGCCGCGGCATCCGCCTCCGTTACGCGCCGGACGCCCTCAGCGCCCGCATGTACACCGGCGTCTCCGACATGCTCGAAGGTTGGACAAAAAATCTCGCCCTGCTCTTTCCCAATGCGCTCACTCTCGCCGCCACGCGTCTCCTCGACTTCGTTCTGCTCTTCCTGCCGCTGCTTCTCTGGCTCATGCCGAATCTCGTCCTCTGGCAGCGTGCGGCGATCCTTCTCCTCTGGGTCCGCGTCCTCGTACGCGTCTTTCAACGGGTCGCCCGCTCCCACTTCGGCATCGCAGCGTACATTCTCTCCATCTTCGGCCTGCCTCTCTTCATCGTTCTGCTCCTCCGTAGCTGGATGAACCACAAGCTCTTTCATCACGTCACATGGAAGGGCAGGGAATACCGCACCGGAAGATAAGACGAGCGTCGAACCGCAGCATCTACGCGCAAGAGCACGCATCTAAAATGCAGCACAGTTCGTTTTTTTTACTGTCTCCCCACTACCGCCTACCCACTGCCTCTATGATCCTTCTCACCCGCAAAGCCGACTTCTCCTCCGCGCACTTCTACTGGAATCCCGCATTCTCTGACGCCGAAAACGAACGCATCTTCGGCAAGTGCGCCAACCGCCAGGGACACGGCCACAACTACACGCTCGAAGTCACCGTCGCAGGCGAGATCGACCCCGTCACAGGCTTCGTGGTCGACCTCAAGCAGCTCAAGGACATCCTCGAGCGCGAAGTCGTCTCCGTCTACGATCACCGCCACCTCAACTATGAGGTTCCCGAGTTCGTCACAGCGATTCCCACCACCGAAAACATCGCCATCGCTATCTGGCATCGTCTCGAAGGCAAAGTCCCCGGCGCGAAGCTCCATCGCGTCCGCGTCTACGAGATGCTCGACCTCTTCGCCGACTACTACGGAGAACATGTATGAGCACTCCGATCGCACACCTCTCGCGTCGCTATCACTTCTCCGCCTCGCACCGCCTGCATGTCGACGCCCTCTCGCCCGAGCAGAACATCGCCACCTTCGGCAAATGCAACAACCCCTTCGGCCACGGCCACAACTACGTCGTGGAGGTCGCCTTTTCTGGCCCCGTGGACCCCGCCACCGGCATGGTCACCAACCTCGCCGATCTCGATTCGTTCGCACAGCGCAATCTGCTCGATCTCTTCGATCACGCGAATCTCAACACGCTGCCGCTCTTTCTCGATCAGGTCTCGACCACCGAGAATCTAGCGGTGGAGGTCTGGCGTATCTTCGCCGAGTATCCCCACGCCACTCTGCGCCGGGTCCACATTGAGGAGACCGGCAACAACTCGTTCGACTACTTCGGCAATGAATCAGCCGCCGTTCCCGCGTTCATGTAACGTAGCCGCGCCGTGGAGCATCGAATAGCAGCACTTGTCGTAGCCACCGCAAGTTTGGAAAGGCAGTCCGTCCCCATGTCCACCAAGCCCAACCTCGAACCCGTCAAGATCACCCGCGAATCCGGCAAGCCCGTCTCCATCTCCAGTGTCCAGCCAGCCAGCCAGATGCGTCTTGCGGATGCCAGCCTTCAGCAGATCTACACCGAAGTCCTCACCCGCATCGGCGAAGACCCCACGCGCGACGGCCTGCTCGCCACGCCCAAGCGCGTCGAAAAAGCCCTCGAGTTCCTCACCCGCGGCTACCACCAGAGCATCGACGATGTCCTCCACAACGCACTCTTCGACGTCGACTACGACGAGATGGTCATCGTCAAGGACATCGAGTTCTTCTCCATGTGCGAGCACCACATGCTCCCGTTCTTCGGCAAGGCCCACATCGCCTACGTCCCCAACGGCAAGGTCGTCGGCTTAAGCAAGATCCCTCGCATCGTCGATGTCTTCGCCCGCCGTCTCCAGGTGCAGGAACGCCTCACGCAGCAGGTCGCGGAGGCCATCAGCGACGCCATCCACCCGCAGGGTGTCGGTGTCGTTATTGAAGCCCAACACCTCTGCATGATGATGCGCGGCGTCGAAAAACAAAGCTCAAGCACCGTCACCAGTTCGATGCTAGGCGTCTTCAAAACACAGCAGCAGACCCGCAGCGAGTTCCTATCTCTCGTCCGCCCGCCGCGCTAACAAGGCACTCAATAAGGGTCTTGCGTCGAAGGGACGGAACTTCAGTCCTGCGATAGTACTTACTGTCTTGTTTTGAAGGGGCGGGACTTCAGCCCCGCCGTAAAGTGTCGCAATAGAATGCGGCTTTAGCCGCGGAGGGAAGCCTCGCGCGCGGCTCTGCACAAAACTCTTGCCCATCCAAACCGTTTGTCATTTCGACCGGAGCATCGCGGCTTTATCGCGATGCGAAGCGGAGAAACCCCTGTATTCGCAGTTGTCGTTGTTTGTTTTACATCGCGCCCTCTGCGCGCTTCTACACTGCGTCCTCTGCGTTCCGCTTTTGCCGTAGCGATGCGCCGAAGGCGCGAGCGTACCCCACAACATAAAAGTTTCCCGCGCTCAAGTGCGAGACAATAGCCTCTGCAATGAACGGTCTTCTCATCCTCGACAAACCCACCGGCCTCACCTCCCACGACGTTGTAGCCATCGTGCGTCGCGCCACTGGCGAGCGTTCCATCGGCCATCTCGGCACGCTCGATCCCATGGCCACCGGTGTGCTCCCTCTTCTGCTCGGCAAGCACACACGCCTCGCGCAGTTCTTCGGCAAGGCGGAAAAACACTACACCGGCACCATCCGCTTCGGCTTCGCCACCGACACCTTCGACGCCGAAGGCGAGCCCACCACCACGCCAGCGCCTCTCACTTGCTCGTTGGACGAGCTCCGCACACTCGCTCTACGCTTCCACGGATCCATCGACCAGGTTCCACCCGTCTACTCCGCGAAGAAGATCAATGGCGTCCCCGCACACAAACTAGCCCGCGCCGGCAAGGATGTCCCCGTCAAACCCGCGCGCATCACCATCCACAACTTCCAGTTGACCGCGTTCCACAACGACACAGCCGAGTTCACTATGCACGTCTCCGCCGGAGGCTACGTCCGCTCCGTCGCGCACGAACTCGGGGCTCTCGCAGGGTGCGGCGCTCACCTCGCCACGCTCCGCCGCACGCAGGCAGGCGACTTCACGCTGGCCCAGTCCATCACCCTCGACGAGCTCAAATCACTTACCCCGGCACAGATCGCAGCCCGCCTCCCGCACCCACGCACCTTACTGCCGGAGATGCCCTCCGTCATCGTCGACGAGCAGACCGCTGGCCGCATCCGCAACGGCATGCAGGTCAACGTGCCGGACTTCTCCGCAGCACCGCTCCTCAAGCTCTTCAGCTCCCCCGCCGATCTCCTCGCCATCGCCCAGCGGGTCGCCGGAACGCTCGTTCAGCCCACCGTCGTCCTCGGTTAGCCTCAACCAAAGCGACTGCACCATTCTTGAGACATTCACAAGTCCAACGCTAAGCCCCAATTCGTCAGGATTTTAGCCCCAAAAGTATGGGGGAGGGGGGGTGGGGGTATCCTCCTCCATTACTTCCGCAACATCGGCTGAATCAGCTTCTCCACATTCGCCGCCACCTGCTTGTTCCCCTGCGCGGTCGCATGGTGCCCGTCCTCCTGCATATCGCCCGGAGTCCCATACACCCCCTGCAGCAGAAACGGCAGCAGCCGCACGTGGTACTTCTTTGCCAGCGCAGGATAGATCGCATTGATCTTCGCAATGTAATCCGGCCCATACTCGGGCGGCAGAGTAATCCCCGCCAGCACCACCTCTGCGCCACTCTTCTTCAGCGATTCAATCATCGCTGCCAGGTTGCTCTGCGTCTGCTCCAGCGGAAGCCCCCGCAGTCCATCGTTGCCACCAAACTCCAGCACCACAATCTTCGGATGCCGCGCTGCCACGCGGTCCACGCGCTCCAGGCCGTCCTTGGTCGTTTCGCCGCTCACTCCCTCGTTCACCACGTGGTAGCGATACCCCTGTGCATCCAGCCGTCTCTGCAGGTCATCCGGATAGCTCTGCCCCGGGTCCGCCCCATATCCCGCCGTCAAACTGTCCCCAAAACATGCGATCACTGGCCGCGTGTCCTGGGCATCTGTATCGGTTGCGACGGGCACTACCGGCGCCTCTGCCGCAATCGGAGCGCCTGTTGGCGCACTCTCTACCGTCTCTGCGCTGCTCGTGGACGATTTGCACCCGCTCAGTGCTATGCACAAAGACAAGCCCATCAGAGTCCCGAAGCACATCGCACCTGCACGGTGTGCTCTCATCTTCCGCGATAGAATCACAATATCCACAGCACTCCTCTCGTCACTCTTACCAGAGCATTCGTATCTCGCATTCGGCATCCCGGTTCTAACCACCTATTGTAGCCAGAGGTCTCCGCCCCTTGACCATCGCCGTACCCGCGTCGCACGATTCGCCCGCTGACTCCTCTATGATCGTCGTCTCTGCTCTGCGCAAGTCCCTGCGTACCGGCGCCTCCACCGTCGACATCCTCAAGGGCATCGACTTCACCATCGCCCGTGGCGAGTTCGCCGCCATCATGGGCGCCTCCGGCTCCGGCAAGTCCACGCTCCTCGGTCTTCTCGCCGGTCTCGACAATCCAACCTCCGGCACAGTCGCGCTCAACGGCACCGTCATCAACAATCTCGCCGAGGACAAGCTCGCGCAGCTCCGAGGCCGCACCATCGGCTTCGTCTTCCAGAGCTACCAGCTCATCCCCACGCTCACCGCGCTGGAAAACGTACTACTCCCTTACGAGCTCAACGGCTCGCCTGAGCACACCGACGAAGCCTATGGCCTCGAGCGCGCCCGTCAGCTGCTCAGCTCCGTCGGCCTCGCCGCGCGCATGGACCACTACCCTGTGCAGCTCTCCGGCGGCGAGCAGCAGCGCGTTGCTCTCGCCCGCGCCTTCATCCTGCGCCCGCCCATCGTCCTCGCCGATGAACCCACCGGCAACCTGGACACCGCCAACGGCAGCCACGTCCTCGACCTTCTCCTGCACCTCAATCGGGAAGAGGGAACCACACTCGTTCTCGTCACGCACGACCCGGTGCTCGCCACTTACGCCTCACGACGCATCACCCTCCGCGATGGTCTCGTCATCGCCGATGAGCAACAGACGCCCGCACCGCACACCTTCGCCACATCTGTTTCTTCGACTCCGGGAGCGTAGCCGATGCCTGCGCTCTCCTACGCCACCGCCGCCCGCATCGCCAGCCGCGAACTCCGTTCCTCGCGCGGTAAATTCGCCTTCGTCATCCTCTCCGTTGCCATCGGAGTAGCCGCCCTCACCGGCGTTCGTGGCTTCAGCTCTGCCTTCCGTGCCACTCTTCTTCTCCGCGCCCGCAGCATTATGGCTGCGGACCTCTCTGCCCGCACCAACGTTGCTCCAACACCCGACCAGCAGAAGGGAATCGACGACCTCCGCACCGCCGGCAACGACGAGGCCACCGTCACCGAGACCCTCTCGATGGCCTCCTCCGCCACCTCGCTCGATCCGCTGCTGGTCTCCCTCAAAGCTGTCGACCCCGCCAAGTATCCCTTCTATGGCGACGTTGTCCTTGACCCCGCGATTCCCCTCTCCCAGGCGCTCACTGGCAACTCAGTTGCCGTCGGCGACGATCTCCTCCTTCGCCTTCATCTCAAGGTCGGCGATTCCATCAAACTCGGCACACAACTCTTCCGCATCGCCACTGTCGTCATCGACGAACCCGACCGTCTCTCCGGCTCCTTCGCCGCCGGCCCACGCATCCTGCTCTCCAATGCTGCGCTCGAC carries:
- a CDS encoding CopG family transcriptional regulator, whose product is MPAEKIAEMADRGQDISGHFTNQFTIVRPAVQRVNVDFAAPMLQELDREAETLNISRQAVIKTMIREALDRRYRAQKARHAQ
- a CDS encoding glycosyltransferase family A protein, producing MSDSPNPPQKLSPLLGLPVDDTAATPASIATGPEPTLQLSVIIPARNEEHNLPACLASLLAQSDTHFELGRDWEILVIDDASTDRTRALALDLAATHPGLKVLDAPALELNDRQRAFTGKTQACWLGAQQSQGRWLLFTDADTIHEPGDLTRALHEAERHNVALLSYSPRQVLTGIVQQALMPVIYSELATAYPPSQVNDPARRTAAANGQFILVDRAIYFSVGGHRAVGRSVLEDVDLAFNIKRAAPRNNGRGIRLRYAPDALSARMYTGVSDMLEGWTKNLALLFPNALTLAATRLLDFVLLFLPLLLWLMPNLVLWQRAAILLLWVRVLVRVFQRVARSHFGIAAYILSIFGLPLFIVLLLRSWMNHKLFHHVTWKGREYRTGR
- a CDS encoding ABC transporter ATP-binding protein, yielding MIVVSALRKSLRTGASTVDILKGIDFTIARGEFAAIMGASGSGKSTLLGLLAGLDNPTSGTVALNGTVINNLAEDKLAQLRGRTIGFVFQSYQLIPTLTALENVLLPYELNGSPEHTDEAYGLERARQLLSSVGLAARMDHYPVQLSGGEQQRVALARAFILRPPIVLADEPTGNLDTANGSHVLDLLLHLNREEGTTLVLVTHDPVLATYASRRITLRDGLVIADEQQTPAPHTFATSVSSTPGA
- the folE gene encoding GTP cyclohydrolase I FolE, producing the protein MRLADASLQQIYTEVLTRIGEDPTRDGLLATPKRVEKALEFLTRGYHQSIDDVLHNALFDVDYDEMVIVKDIEFFSMCEHHMLPFFGKAHIAYVPNGKVVGLSKIPRIVDVFARRLQVQERLTQQVAEAISDAIHPQGVGVVIEAQHLCMMMRGVEKQSSSTVTSSMLGVFKTQQQTRSEFLSLVRPPR
- a CDS encoding arylesterase → MPVATDTDAQDTRPVIACFGDSLTAGYGADPGQSYPDDLQRRLDAQGYRYHVVNEGVSGETTKDGLERVDRVAARHPKIVVLEFGGNDGLRGLPLEQTQSNLAAMIESLKKSGAEVVLAGITLPPEYGPDYIAKINAIYPALAKKYHVRLLPFLLQGVYGTPGDMQEDGHHATAQGNKQVAANVEKLIQPMLRK
- the feoB gene encoding ferrous iron transport protein B produces the protein MSCHTPVMDIQEPEALTPIGPKPLRTVALIGPPNCGKSTLFNRLTGLRQKVANYPGVTVEHHSGRMKAIGRSDLTLIDLPGIYSLATYSEDARVAVEVLTGKMRGVPKPDCVLLVLDATHMNRQLMLAAPVFSLGLPTLVLLNMSDQLEARGGKIDTLALAHALGHPVALISAANGTGLEVIPDFLQRMGNRPEDGSRPVQLPVLQSAASCRNWATQVSQRTKYEAPQAALWTRRLDRVLLHRIWGPVIFLAVVIGVFQVVFAAGQPLSDWLTNILTRAGAHAALMLPDDWLRPLLRDGLWNGVQSVLVFLPQILLLFFFIGILEDSGYLARAALIADRVMRSIGLNGKAFIPLLSAYACAVPAIMATRTIENKRERFATILIAPFMTCSARLPVYTLIIAAFIPNRLFLGGVIGLRAMVMLSLYALGFLAAMVTAKLLNSSVMKASHAPFVLELPQYRWPTVQSLSLRLYDRGKLFLKKTGTIILACTFTVWLLSVLPLHAGQFSELTSSVIGHLGHFIEPAIRPLGFNWKIGIGLLSSIVAREVIVGTLGTLYGVDPATHSVGLQAALRHDMTLGGAIALVVFFAFAMQCTSTLAVVRRETNSWKYPAAQFLYMSGVAYVAALITNQVLTRLF
- a CDS encoding FeoA family protein — translated: MDVTALSNAKVGSMGVVERIDLPEDVCHYLAHLGFLPGTTIEVLRSAPAGDPRVYRLDGVEVGLRFETAKHIYLKVAEAVGAWR
- the truB gene encoding tRNA pseudouridine(55) synthase TruB → MNGLLILDKPTGLTSHDVVAIVRRATGERSIGHLGTLDPMATGVLPLLLGKHTRLAQFFGKAEKHYTGTIRFGFATDTFDAEGEPTTTPAPLTCSLDELRTLALRFHGSIDQVPPVYSAKKINGVPAHKLARAGKDVPVKPARITIHNFQLTAFHNDTAEFTMHVSAGGYVRSVAHELGALAGCGAHLATLRRTQAGDFTLAQSITLDELKSLTPAQIAARLPHPRTLLPEMPSVIVDEQTAGRIRNGMQVNVPDFSAAPLLKLFSSPADLLAIAQRVAGTLVQPTVVLG
- a CDS encoding BrnT family toxin codes for the protein MRFHFDPEKSKRLRANLERGIGFEEVQALFESEHITDRRSDDPEQFRAIGWVDGTLYSVIYEVRHDKEGDFYHLVTLWKATKEERRAYAENIH
- a CDS encoding 6-carboxytetrahydropterin synthase → MILLTRKADFSSAHFYWNPAFSDAENERIFGKCANRQGHGHNYTLEVTVAGEIDPVTGFVVDLKQLKDILEREVVSVYDHRHLNYEVPEFVTAIPTTENIAIAIWHRLEGKVPGAKLHRVRVYEMLDLFADYYGEHV
- a CDS encoding 6-carboxytetrahydropterin synthase, with the translated sequence MSTPIAHLSRRYHFSASHRLHVDALSPEQNIATFGKCNNPFGHGHNYVVEVAFSGPVDPATGMVTNLADLDSFAQRNLLDLFDHANLNTLPLFLDQVSTTENLAVEVWRIFAEYPHATLRRVHIEETGNNSFDYFGNESAAVPAFM
- a CDS encoding TlpA disulfide reductase family protein, which encodes MKRRLTMRGVTRVAMVLALATLCGAGCDRGDHPEQLGRTAPEFKVSDTQRTVDLAQFRGKVVVLNFWASWCAPCLEELPSLEALQHQMPQVVVLAVSTDDDSGAYQNFLVQHHVDLLTVDDVAQDSNKLFGTYRFPETYVIDKSGVIRRKYIGPQDFTDPDILNGLKRLVAQ